One part of the Tolypothrix sp. NIES-4075 genome encodes these proteins:
- a CDS encoding GvpL/GvpF family gas vesicle protein, which translates to MKQQETVAGQPKDIDLGYPASATPYFNGTRDQIDIPYAADINPTSFTVEMSVQFQGGRGYRAILTSVSGSASLGRRGYVFCVNAAQQWQFWLGSGQIGIPWIILTGSKAKEDIWTHLAGTYDSLSQTMAFYINGQAVGQYTGIQFKPNDRHPLHVGAGATEAGASSCFFHGSITKVRIWAKALSSVEIQTLTIERSPETAEPTSPTSIPPLEVKQPEVPITLLTPIPPLEVKQPEVPITSRTSTPPLEVKQPEVPITPLTPIPPLEAKQPEAPITPLTPTPPLEAKQPEVPITPLTPTPPLEAKQPEAPVKPPATTPPESFFEESPTKEPEKSLQPVLMFDGQDDYVEIPYSPTLDFAKAQDFAIEVWLKPDPMEETKSKKIFDINVLEKWVGTPFPYAIRYSSKNCRLYASRYDDEKKNPAVSCLEPINDQQFHHVAFVKQSSQLYLYVDGVEMASANDTTIGTTQNNSPLYLSRGAVGGERNFFKGQIAEFRIWNSGRSQAEIQADMSRRLVGNEPGLVGYWPLNEGNGDTVSDKTKNANHGQITGATWKQVEVPIDKKLLPLRLSAELSNFYIYAFLETPATVLELPVGISDRVLFISHAGVSALVEPEVSLESLQNDDERLIQAVLSHDQVICELFRQTTILPLRFGTSFASKESLLTHLESHAEKYLEKLRQLNGKAEYILKFIPRIDEPVIKPESGGKQYFLAKKQRYQTQQEFQIAQTAEWENAVHLITQIYESAIVVQQQGEEARIYLLVSRQDEPLLAEQFLAWQKACSRWELQLGLALPPYHFI; encoded by the coding sequence ATGAAACAGCAAGAAACTGTTGCCGGACAACCAAAAGATATTGACCTTGGTTATCCTGCCTCGGCAACTCCCTACTTCAATGGCACTAGGGATCAGATTGATATTCCCTACGCAGCAGATATCAATCCCACTAGCTTTACGGTCGAGATGTCGGTTCAGTTTCAGGGCGGTAGAGGCTATCGAGCGATTTTGACTTCCGTCAGTGGTTCTGCAAGCCTTGGGCGTCGGGGGTACGTCTTCTGTGTGAACGCCGCACAACAGTGGCAGTTTTGGCTCGGTAGCGGTCAGATAGGAATTCCTTGGATTATTCTTACAGGCTCGAAAGCTAAAGAAGACATCTGGACTCATTTAGCAGGAACCTATGACTCACTATCCCAAACAATGGCTTTCTATATTAATGGTCAAGCAGTGGGGCAATACACAGGAATTCAGTTTAAACCAAACGATCGCCATCCATTGCATGTGGGCGCAGGAGCAACCGAAGCCGGAGCAAGTTCGTGTTTCTTTCACGGCAGTATTACTAAAGTGCGGATTTGGGCAAAAGCGCTTTCTTCAGTTGAAATTCAAACTCTTACTATTGAGCGATCGCCTGAAACTGCCGAACCCACTTCACCCACTTCTATTCCACCTTTAGAGGTAAAGCAACCAGAAGTACCTATCACTCTACTAACCCCGATTCCACCTTTAGAGGTAAAGCAACCAGAAGTACCTATCACTTCACGCACTTCTACTCCACCTTTAGAGGTAAAGCAACCAGAAGTACCTATCACTCCACTAACCCCGATTCCACCTTTAGAGGCAAAGCAACCAGAAGCACCTATCACTCCACTAACCCCGACTCCACCTTTAGAGGCAAAGCAACCAGAAGTACCTATCACTCCACTAACCCCGACTCCACCTTTAGAGGCAAAGCAACCAGAAGCACCTGTGAAGCCTCCTGCTACAACTCCTCCTGAGTCCTTTTTTGAAGAATCGCCCACTAAAGAGCCAGAGAAATCTTTACAGCCAGTATTGATGTTTGACGGGCAAGATGATTATGTAGAAATCCCATATTCACCTACTTTAGACTTTGCCAAAGCGCAAGATTTTGCGATCGAAGTTTGGCTGAAGCCAGACCCTATGGAGGAAACTAAGAGCAAAAAAATATTCGATATCAATGTCCTCGAAAAATGGGTAGGAACCCCATTTCCATACGCTATCCGATACAGCAGTAAGAATTGTCGCCTCTATGCGTCTCGGTATGATGATGAGAAAAAGAATCCAGCAGTCTCCTGTTTGGAACCGATTAACGATCAACAGTTTCATCACGTTGCGTTTGTTAAGCAAAGTTCGCAACTGTACTTGTATGTGGATGGTGTCGAAATGGCAAGCGCAAATGACACAACCATAGGAACAACTCAGAACAATTCACCGCTCTACTTAAGTCGAGGGGCAGTGGGAGGGGAGCGGAATTTCTTTAAAGGGCAAATAGCTGAATTCCGTATTTGGAATTCAGGTCGTTCCCAGGCGGAAATCCAAGCCGATATGTCGCGTCGTCTCGTGGGCAACGAACCCGGATTAGTGGGCTACTGGCCCTTGAATGAAGGTAATGGTGATACAGTCTCTGACAAAACCAAAAACGCCAATCACGGTCAGATAACTGGAGCAACCTGGAAACAAGTTGAAGTGCCAATTGATAAAAAACTTTTACCTTTGCGACTAAGCGCGGAACTGTCTAACTTTTACATTTACGCTTTTCTAGAGACACCAGCCACCGTTTTGGAGTTACCTGTCGGCATTAGCGATCGCGTACTTTTTATAAGTCATGCTGGCGTTTCAGCTTTGGTGGAACCAGAAGTGTCTTTAGAATCATTGCAAAACGATGACGAACGATTAATCCAAGCAGTTTTGTCGCACGATCAAGTCATTTGCGAACTATTTCGCCAAACTACAATTTTACCCTTGCGGTTCGGCACTTCCTTTGCCTCAAAAGAAAGCTTACTGACTCATCTAGAATCCCACGCTGAGAAATATCTAGAAAAGCTACGCCAACTAAATGGCAAAGCCGAATATATCTTGAAGTTTATTCCCCGAATAGATGAACCAGTTATAAAGCCTGAATCAGGAGGAAAACAGTATTTTTTAGCAAAGAAACAACGTTATCAAACACAGCAAGAGTTTCAAATAGCTCAAACTGCGGAATGGGAAAATGCAGTTCATCTGATAACCCAGATATATGAGTCGGCAATTGTTGTTCAACAGCAGGGTGAAGAAGCGCGGATTTATCTTTTAGTCAGTCGCCAAGACGAACCTTTACTTGCAGAACAATTTCTAGCTTGGCAAAAAGCGTGTTCTCGTTGGGAATTACAGTTAGGACTCGCCTTACCTCCTTACCATTTTATCTAA
- a CDS encoding gas vesicle protein, producing MKNIPPRRTIQPKISTIHRQKSEAAEQLDLYKMVTKRQRIQQELQFMEQRLQLLRQQLGILDSQIENTEKNIQSLRQSPPSSSQSANNNTSSPQNTTNPNKSVKSSSFQTFYLEY from the coding sequence ATGAAAAACATTCCCCCGCGCCGCACAATTCAGCCTAAAATCAGCACCATCCATCGTCAGAAAAGTGAAGCTGCTGAACAATTAGATTTGTATAAAATGGTAACGAAACGACAGCGTATCCAGCAAGAATTGCAGTTTATGGAACAGCGTCTTCAGCTATTGAGACAACAATTGGGCATTCTCGATAGCCAAATAGAGAATACAGAAAAAAATATTCAGAGCTTGCGTCAATCACCTCCTAGTTCTTCTCAAAGTGCAAACAATAATACTTCTTCTCCTCAAAATACGACCAATCCTAATAAGAGTGTTAAGTCGAGTTCTTTCCAAACTTTCTATCTGGAATATTAA
- a CDS encoding gas vesicle protein GvpG: MFLDLLTFPVSGPLGGIIWIGEQLLERANAELDDAQNLQKQLLTLQLAFDIGEISEEDFEIQEEELLLKIQAFEEAAEESG; encoded by the coding sequence ATGTTTCTGGATTTATTAACTTTTCCTGTTTCCGGACCCCTTGGTGGAATCATTTGGATAGGAGAGCAACTTCTAGAGCGTGCTAATGCTGAATTAGATGATGCACAAAATTTGCAAAAACAGTTATTAACTTTACAGTTAGCCTTTGATATAGGTGAGATTTCAGAAGAGGACTTTGAAATTCAAGAAGAAGAACTTTTGTTGAAAATTCAAGCCTTTGAAGAAGCAGCAGAAGAATCTGGATGA
- a CDS encoding GvpL/GvpF family gas vesicle protein, producing MNNGLYLYGILPAPISEKVVLEGLDQQPVQSYSVDGFNFLYSEAKKEKYLTSRRNLLCHEKVLELAMSEGFRTLLPLRFGLVVKTWETVTDQLTRPHKEKLEELFQKLEGRREVSVKVFWNSQSEIQGLLESNVSLKKKRDAMEGKALSRSEIIEIGKLIENGLQVRKQTVIDVFRSELNALALEFVESDTMTEEMIYNAAYLIPWESESNFSEKVEAIDHKFADRLRIRYNNFTAPYTFAQLS from the coding sequence ATGAATAATGGTCTTTATCTTTACGGCATTTTACCCGCACCTATTTCGGAAAAAGTAGTCCTCGAAGGACTAGATCAACAACCAGTTCAGAGCTATAGTGTTGACGGGTTCAACTTTTTATACTCAGAGGCTAAAAAAGAAAAATATCTTACTTCCCGACGCAATTTATTGTGCCACGAAAAAGTTTTGGAACTGGCGATGAGTGAGGGGTTCCGTACTTTACTACCTCTTCGCTTTGGATTGGTAGTCAAAACCTGGGAAACAGTCACCGATCAATTGACTCGTCCCCATAAAGAAAAACTGGAAGAGTTATTTCAAAAATTGGAAGGACGCAGAGAAGTGAGCGTCAAGGTATTTTGGAATAGCCAATCGGAGATTCAGGGGTTATTAGAGTCAAATGTCAGCTTGAAAAAAAAGCGCGATGCGATGGAAGGTAAAGCTTTAAGTAGGTCGGAAATCATCGAAATTGGCAAGCTGATTGAAAATGGATTGCAAGTTCGCAAGCAAACAGTCATTGATGTTTTCCGTTCTGAATTGAACGCTTTAGCTCTTGAATTTGTGGAAAGCGATACAATGACGGAAGAGATGATTTATAATGCGGCTTATTTGATTCCTTGGGAAAGTGAATCTAACTTTAGCGAAAAAGTAGAAGCAATCGACCATAAATTTGCCGATCGCCTGCGAATTCGCTACAACAATTTTACGGCTCCTTATACATTTGCCCAGCTTTCTTAA
- a CDS encoding gas vesicle protein K, giving the protein MALLGTPSENPEIASTPKQLNSKAGLASLLLTVVELLRQLMEAQVIRRMEQHILSETELDRAAESLQKLEEQVLQLCEIFELDPADLNVNLGEFGTLLPSPGTYYPGEISNSPSILELLDRLLSVGIVVHGDVDLGLGNLNLIHAKLRVILTSKPI; this is encoded by the coding sequence ATGGCATTACTTGGCACACCCTCTGAAAATCCTGAGATAGCAAGTACCCCTAAACAATTGAACAGTAAGGCGGGACTGGCTTCTTTACTATTAACAGTGGTGGAATTGCTTCGTCAGCTCATGGAAGCGCAAGTCATTCGCCGTATGGAACAACACATTCTTAGCGAAACAGAGTTAGATAGAGCAGCAGAAAGTCTCCAAAAGCTAGAAGAACAAGTGTTGCAGTTGTGCGAGATTTTTGAACTCGATCCAGCAGACTTGAATGTCAATCTGGGAGAATTCGGCACTCTTTTACCATCGCCTGGAACTTACTATCCGGGGGAAATTAGCAACAGTCCTTCTATCTTGGAACTGCTAGACAGACTTTTAAGTGTTGGAATTGTGGTGCATGGTGATGTTGATTTAGGCTTGGGTAACCTGAATTTGATTCACGCAAAGCTACGGGTGATTTTAACATCAAAACCGATATAA
- a CDS encoding gas vesicle protein encodes MTSTPILPKSSQSNASRAIATSTQGSTLADILERVLDKGIVIAGDISVSVASTELLHIRIRLLISSVDKAREMGINWWENDPYLSSKAQTLIDENRQLQERLQSIEAEMRSLKALATSQIEFGATEQSKNPYSMPKKSPSTEKDTNPADET; translated from the coding sequence GTGACTTCTACGCCTATCCTGCCGAAAAGTTCTCAATCCAACGCTAGTCGAGCAATTGCAACATCTACCCAAGGCTCAACTTTGGCGGATATTCTCGAACGAGTTTTGGATAAGGGAATTGTGATTGCAGGTGATATCTCTGTTTCTGTCGCCTCCACCGAACTTTTGCATATCCGAATTCGTTTGTTGATTTCCTCAGTGGATAAAGCGCGGGAGATGGGAATAAATTGGTGGGAAAATGACCCCTATCTCAGCAGTAAGGCGCAGACGTTAATTGACGAAAATCGCCAACTTCAGGAACGGTTGCAAAGTATAGAAGCAGAAATGCGATCGCTCAAAGCTTTAGCTACCAGTCAAATAGAATTTGGTGCAACTGAGCAGTCAAAAAATCCTTATTCTATGCCGAAAAAGTCTCCCTCTACTGAGAAGGACACTAACCCAGCAGATGAAACCTAA
- the gvpA gene encoding gas vesicle structural protein GvpA, with protein MAVEKVNSSSSLAEVIDRILDKGVVIDVWVRVSLVGIELLAVEARIVIASVETYLKYAEAVGLTAQAAVPAI; from the coding sequence ATGGCAGTTGAAAAAGTAAACTCATCTTCTAGTCTGGCTGAAGTCATCGATCGCATTCTTGATAAGGGTGTTGTCATCGATGTGTGGGTACGGGTATCCCTTGTGGGAATCGAACTGTTAGCAGTGGAAGCACGGATTGTAATAGCATCAGTAGAAACTTATTTGAAGTATGCAGAAGCTGTTGGCTTGACCGCTCAAGCTGCTGTACCAGCGATCTGA
- the gvpN gene encoding gas vesicle protein GvpN has protein sequence MTTVLQANSQNFVDTPAIHRLTQRALRYLHAGFSVHLRGPAGTGKTTLAIHLANLLERPILLMFGDDEHKSSDLIGNQRGYNRKKVVDNFIHTVVKLEDEFRQTWVDARLTTACREGFTLVYDEFNRSRPEVNNVLLSVLEEKLLVLPSAAQQQEYIRAHPQFRVIFTSNPEEYCGVHETQDALMDRLVTIDIPEPDELTQEEIVVQKSGLTRADASVIVSLVKRFRERTQQKEKSSGLRACLIVAKVCHSNNVPVVPTGADFQDICADVLLSRSKLSQSEASLILGELFAEVRSVKKLSAKRR, from the coding sequence GTGACCACAGTTCTGCAAGCCAACTCCCAAAATTTTGTCGATACGCCAGCAATTCATCGTCTAACTCAGCGTGCCCTGCGCTATCTTCACGCTGGTTTCTCTGTCCACCTGCGCGGTCCTGCGGGAACCGGCAAAACAACATTGGCAATACATTTGGCGAATCTTTTAGAGCGTCCGATTTTGCTGATGTTTGGAGATGATGAACACAAGTCTTCCGATTTGATTGGTAATCAACGAGGCTATAACCGCAAGAAAGTTGTTGATAATTTTATTCATACTGTTGTCAAGCTGGAAGATGAATTCCGCCAGACCTGGGTCGATGCCCGCCTGACCACTGCCTGCCGTGAGGGTTTCACCTTAGTCTACGATGAGTTCAATCGTTCCCGTCCTGAGGTGAATAATGTGCTGCTCTCCGTATTGGAGGAAAAGCTACTAGTGCTACCAAGCGCTGCTCAACAACAGGAATATATTCGTGCCCATCCCCAGTTCCGAGTCATCTTTACCTCGAATCCAGAGGAGTACTGCGGAGTTCATGAAACTCAGGATGCACTGATGGATCGCCTGGTAACGATTGATATTCCAGAGCCAGACGAACTGACTCAGGAGGAGATTGTTGTCCAAAAATCAGGATTGACACGAGCAGATGCCTCAGTGATTGTGTCTCTTGTCAAGAGGTTTCGGGAGCGCACACAGCAAAAAGAAAAGTCCTCCGGTTTGCGAGCGTGTCTGATCGTTGCTAAAGTCTGTCACAGCAATAATGTTCCTGTTGTGCCCACTGGCGCTGACTTTCAAGATATCTGTGCAGATGTCCTGCTGTCGCGTTCCAAACTATCCCAGAGTGAAGCAAGCTTGATTCTTGGGGAACTGTTTGCCGAAGTTCGGTCAGTAAAAAAACTTTCTGCTAAAAGGAGGTGA
- a CDS encoding 4Fe-4S single cluster domain-containing protein: protein MNEKILRLFSRQSPVSVLGPGQRAVIWVQGCRFACKNCIVPESWDESAGELVSVTEMATWVLAQPGIEGMTFSGGEPMLQAKALADLIDLVRAKADMGVVCYTGYRLEQLQQQGTQEQQDLLQRIDLLIDGVYIEQQHADLLWRGSANQRLLPMTERYQALIIDQLAQKRSQGLQFFMETTGQIQFVGIPKQPGFRQEFESRMLSRGVIMNPVKEPCTNQP, encoded by the coding sequence ATGAATGAGAAAATTTTACGCCTATTTAGTCGTCAATCCCCCGTGAGCGTACTCGGTCCTGGGCAAAGAGCCGTCATCTGGGTACAGGGCTGTCGGTTCGCTTGTAAAAATTGTATAGTGCCTGAGTCTTGGGATGAGTCAGCAGGAGAACTGGTGAGCGTCACAGAAATGGCAACTTGGGTACTAGCTCAACCTGGAATTGAGGGGATGACCTTCTCTGGAGGAGAGCCGATGCTGCAAGCAAAGGCACTGGCTGACCTGATAGACTTAGTTCGGGCGAAGGCAGATATGGGAGTGGTATGCTATACAGGCTATCGTCTGGAGCAACTACAACAGCAAGGTACACAAGAACAACAAGATTTATTGCAGCGAATCGATCTGCTGATAGATGGTGTTTACATTGAACAACAGCACGCAGATTTGCTCTGGCGCGGTTCGGCTAACCAGCGATTGTTACCTATGACAGAGCGTTATCAAGCTTTGATTATAGACCAATTAGCGCAAAAGCGATCGCAAGGTTTACAGTTTTTCATGGAAACAACCGGACAAATCCAGTTTGTGGGGATTCCCAAACAACCAGGTTTTCGTCAAGAATTTGAGTCTCGAATGTTGAGTCGTGGTGTGATTATGAACCCAGTAAAGGAGCCTTGTACAAATCAACCATAA
- a CDS encoding LamG-like jellyroll fold domain-containing protein produces the protein MLTIDKLRVGVAGISISTLRRGNPPIDRMAQQTALSQTTMQETPQNDSFPTALSFNGVSDKLDMPYASELNPTSFTVEMWVMVGGGTGYQSIVASVGGSPLEGRKGYLFCVTPSQQWQFWLGNGEPRAFWRVLTGPKVRPGEWAHLAGTYDRNSETMTFYVNGQEVGRQIDVQYYPNDRNPMRVGAGATEQLGASPCFFCGKITEVHIWDRVLSTTEIQALSAQQSIEIQAEPISEIDSFESASVKQDIHGTVRPSPSKDTPAPDLSKPGIGTVPTVTPTSSLISKNTLNPDSSKPGTGTVSTVTPTPSKPSIEKPITLPVVEQPLALKQPNTVTSMSDPPLVLWQIGRPGQAGIPIPTGAWTQVYNYIISTDPDPVNRPVIPSCLVPPSASKIPNSTSQLNIHFVLLDNYTEGQLVLCYDRYGSGEDNIFLDGQLIAKTPGANKVQLKQTQIPLGVVFKGLHTLSITVSNSADSAHVIDYLQLQTSKPMLSNLTSQLSPSGNQPRRGNQPASQNAQAQGSQGGGLLGGLISPVTGIVGQVAGAAGNPAGLVGGLAGQVAGAAGNPAELVGGLVGQVAGAAGNPAELVGGLVGQVAGAAGNPAGLVGGLVGQVAGAAGNPAELVGGLAGQVAGAAGNPAELVGGLVGQVAGAAGNPAELVGGLVGQVAGAAGNPAELVGGLVGQVAGAAGNPAELVGGLAGQVAGAAGLVGGLAGQVAGAAGNPAGLVGGLAGQVAGAAGNPAGLVGGLVGQVAGAAGNPAELVGGLVGQVAGAAGNPAELVGGLVGQVAGAAGLVGGLAGQVAGAAGNPAELVGGLVGQVAGAAGNPAGLVGGLAGQVAGLAGGLPGQSAAGSGNHPAGATALSVEVVVQLAGLVNQLSALIAQLAQMLNQLGIVNQSAARGMLPPQQLAHLSPQQLAHLSPQQLAQVYAAAQQVPGTTPQVASPMPALSPQQLAQLHEAARQILGIVPQVPSPMAGLSPQQLAQVYAAAQQAPGITGLSPQQLAQVYAAQQAPGMASQVPPGMAALPPELLAQLYRLQG, from the coding sequence ATGCTGACAATCGACAAGTTAAGGGTTGGAGTTGCAGGAATTTCCATTAGCACCCTGCGACGCGGCAATCCTCCCATTGACCGTATGGCACAGCAAACTGCGCTCTCCCAAACAACAATGCAGGAAACGCCTCAAAATGACTCTTTCCCAACAGCTCTTAGCTTTAATGGAGTCAGTGACAAATTGGATATGCCCTATGCTTCCGAGCTAAATCCTACCAGTTTCACAGTAGAAATGTGGGTTATGGTTGGTGGCGGCACGGGCTATCAGTCTATTGTAGCCTCGGTCGGAGGCTCACCCCTTGAAGGACGCAAGGGCTACCTTTTCTGCGTCACGCCTTCCCAGCAATGGCAGTTCTGGTTGGGGAATGGGGAGCCACGGGCATTCTGGCGAGTCCTGACTGGACCAAAGGTAAGACCTGGCGAGTGGGCACATCTGGCAGGAACTTATGACCGAAACTCTGAGACAATGACGTTCTATGTCAATGGGCAGGAAGTAGGACGACAAATTGATGTGCAATACTATCCTAATGACCGCAATCCCATGCGTGTCGGCGCAGGCGCTACAGAGCAGTTGGGGGCAAGTCCTTGCTTTTTCTGCGGCAAGATTACTGAGGTTCATATTTGGGACAGAGTCTTGAGTACCACTGAGATTCAAGCACTTTCAGCCCAGCAGTCAATCGAAATTCAAGCAGAACCCATTAGCGAAATCGACTCTTTTGAGTCTGCTTCTGTAAAGCAAGATATCCACGGCACTGTCAGACCATCGCCAAGTAAGGATACTCCCGCCCCAGATTTATCAAAGCCGGGTATTGGTACTGTGCCGACCGTCACCCCTACTTCCTCCCTTATAAGTAAAAATACTCTTAACCCAGATTCATCAAAGCCGGGTACTGGTACTGTGTCGACAGTCACCCCTACTCCCTCAAAGCCAAGTATTGAAAAACCTATTACTTTGCCAGTTGTCGAACAACCTCTCGCTTTGAAGCAACCCAACACAGTTACTTCTATGTCTGACCCCCCACTCGTTCTCTGGCAAATTGGTAGACCTGGTCAAGCCGGAATACCGATTCCAACAGGTGCTTGGACACAAGTATATAATTATATTATTAGCACAGACCCTGACCCCGTTAATCGTCCGGTCATTCCTTCTTGCCTGGTTCCTCCTAGTGCCAGCAAAATTCCCAACTCAACCAGCCAGCTCAACATTCATTTTGTCCTGCTAGATAATTATACTGAAGGTCAATTAGTTCTTTGTTATGACCGCTACGGTTCTGGGGAAGACAATATATTTCTGGACGGGCAACTCATTGCCAAGACACCTGGTGCAAATAAAGTACAGCTCAAGCAAACTCAAATACCATTAGGAGTCGTCTTCAAAGGACTTCACACGCTCTCCATTACAGTATCAAACAGTGCGGATAGCGCACACGTCATCGACTACCTGCAACTCCAAACCTCTAAACCTATGCTTTCCAACCTCACGTCCCAACTTTCGCCCTCAGGCAATCAGCCCCGTAGAGGCAATCAACCAGCTTCCCAAAACGCCCAAGCTCAAGGCAGTCAAGGAGGTGGGCTGCTAGGCGGATTGATATCCCCAGTAACAGGTATCGTCGGTCAAGTAGCAGGTGCTGCCGGAAATCCTGCCGGATTGGTCGGTGGGTTAGCCGGTCAGGTGGCAGGTGCTGCTGGAAACCCTGCGGAATTGGTTGGTGGATTAGTCGGTCAAGTAGCAGGTGCTGCTGGAAACCCTGCGGAATTGGTTGGTGGATTAGTCGGTCAAGTAGCAGGTGCTGCCGGAAATCCTGCCGGATTGGTTGGTGGATTGGTCGGTCAAGTAGCAGGTGCTGCCGGAAATCCTGCCGAATTGGTTGGTGGGTTAGCCGGTCAGGTGGCAGGTGCTGCTGGAAATCCTGCGGAATTGGTTGGTGGATTGGTCGGTCAAGTAGCAGGTGCTGCCGGAAATCCTGCCGAATTGGTTGGTGGATTAGTCGGTCAGGTAGCAGGTGCTGCCGGAAATCCTGCGGAATTGGTTGGTGGATTGGTCGGTCAGGTGGCAGGTGCTGCTGGAAACCCTGCTGAATTGGTTGGTGGATTAGCCGGTCAGGTGGCAGGTGCTGCCGGATTGGTCGGTGGATTAGCTGGTCAAGTGGCAGGTGCTGCGGGAAATCCTGCCGGACTGGTCGGTGGATTAGCTGGTCAGGTGGCAGGTGCTGCGGGAAATCCTGCCGGATTGGTCGGTGGATTGGTCGGTCAGGTGGCAGGTGCTGCTGGAAATCCTGCGGAATTGGTTGGTGGATTGGTCGGTCAAGTAGCAGGTGCTGCCGGAAATCCTGCCGAATTGGTTGGTGGATTAGTCGGTCAGGTGGCAGGTGCTGCCGGATTGGTCGGTGGATTAGCTGGTCAGGTGGCAGGTGCTGCCGGAAACCCTGCCGAATTGGTTGGTGGATTAGTCGGTCAGGTAGCAGGTGCTGCCGGAAATCCTGCCGGATTGGTCGGTGGGTTAGCTGGTCAGGTGGCAGGATTGGCGGGCGGATTACCAGGGCAATCTGCCGCAGGTTCAGGAAACCATCCTGCTGGAGCAACTGCCCTATCCGTCGAAGTCGTTGTCCAACTGGCTGGATTAGTCAATCAGTTGAGTGCGTTAATCGCCCAGCTCGCTCAGATGCTCAATCAACTTGGAATAGTCAATCAATCTGCCGCAAGGGGGATGTTACCACCTCAACAGCTTGCTCATTTATCACCTCAACAGCTTGCTCATTTATCACCTCAACAGCTTGCACAAGTGTATGCAGCAGCACAACAAGTGCCCGGAACGACACCTCAAGTTGCATCCCCAATGCCAGCCCTATCACCTCAACAGCTTGCACAACTGCATGAAGCAGCACGGCAAATTCTGGGAATTGTACCTCAAGTTCCGTCCCCAATGGCTGGTCTATCACCTCAACAGCTTGCACAAGTGTATGCAGCAGCACAGCAAGCTCCAGGAATAACTGGTCTATCACCTCAACAGCTTGCACAAGTGTATGCAGCACAACAAGCTCCGGGAATGGCATCTCAAGTTCCACCCGGAATGGCAGCCCTGCCACCGGAACTGCTAGCTCAATTATATAGACTACAGGGATAG